From Nitrospirota bacterium, a single genomic window includes:
- a CDS encoding MerR family transcriptional regulator — MVERDREHPLYMISVVARMLGVHPQTLRLYEREGLITPKRVRRQRLYSDEDIERLHLILELTRDLGVNKAGVDIILRMRRRLVALQREMDSMLQCLEEDRRREFEERIRRIFRD, encoded by the coding sequence ATGGTGGAAAGGGACAGGGAACATCCACTTTATATGATCAGTGTTGTTGCCAGGATGCTGGGCGTTCATCCGCAGACCCTCCGGCTCTATGAGAGGGAGGGCTTGATTACGCCCAAGCGGGTAAGGAGACAGCGGCTGTATTCTGATGAGGATATCGAGAGGCTGCACCTTATACTGGAGCTCACGCGGGACCTGGGGGTTAACAAGGCAGGGGTTGATATTATCCTCAGAATGAGGAGAAGGCTTGTGGCGCTGCAGAGGGAGATGGACTCCATGCTGCAATGCCTTGAAGAAGACAGGAGGAGGGAATTTGAAGAGAGGATCAGGAGGATTTTCAGAGATTAA